The following proteins are encoded in a genomic region of Synechococcus sp. CBW1002:
- a CDS encoding phosphatase PAP2 family protein codes for MARLSLPRPQLRWSDVLTVLICIGLVSALAANLDPKEPPRFDAAVLDWISESIRGPLRAVLVQVYRVSGVGFTFVLVLAALFYVSFKRWWRDLAMLVVATAGILLIVDRMLKPFFDRSRPPEKLLVVDGRSFPSGHAAGGVVFYFAMVTILAAHHPRLRWPLTLGAGLWVALVWLSTLVVRAHWPSDLIAGGAVGLAWLTVCLSIWRNPADSSS; via the coding sequence ATGGCGCGCCTGTCCCTTCCACGGCCCCAGCTCCGCTGGAGCGACGTTCTGACGGTTCTGATCTGCATTGGACTGGTCAGCGCACTGGCGGCGAATCTGGATCCGAAAGAGCCGCCGCGGTTCGATGCAGCGGTGCTCGACTGGATCAGCGAAAGCATCCGCGGCCCCCTGCGGGCAGTTCTGGTTCAGGTGTATCGGGTCAGTGGCGTGGGCTTCACCTTCGTGCTGGTGCTTGCCGCCCTGTTCTATGTGTCGTTCAAGCGATGGTGGCGGGATCTGGCCATGCTGGTGGTGGCCACCGCCGGCATCCTGCTGATCGTGGACCGGATGCTGAAACCGTTCTTCGATCGCTCCAGACCGCCTGAGAAATTGCTGGTGGTGGACGGACGCAGCTTTCCCAGTGGCCATGCCGCCGGCGGGGTGGTGTTCTATTTCGCCATGGTGACGATTCTGGCGGCGCACCATCCACGGCTGCGCTGGCCGCTGACGCTCGGGGCGGGATTGTGGGTGGCGCTGGTGTGGCTGAGCACCCTGGTGGTGCGGGCCCATTGGCCCAGCGACCTGATCGCCGGCGGAGCCGTGGGCCTCGCCTGGCTGACGGTCTGCCTGTCAATCTGGCGCAACCCTGCCGATTCCTCCTCCTGA
- a CDS encoding DUF1824 family protein translates to MAVAALVDLRGLRTAPSLTEAERQVLRQELQERLAACDWFTVGVMAPWAAAATATLRHCEAALDWSPLAPLNGHDPQGGTGAAAAEAGPVFLKGNQNTGTFSLRQENGLGEGLLISGHSPADPEAEDTWGPLPLDFFG, encoded by the coding sequence ATGGCTGTCGCTGCCCTGGTCGACCTGCGCGGACTGCGCACCGCCCCCAGCCTCACGGAGGCTGAACGGCAGGTGCTGCGTCAGGAGCTGCAGGAGCGGCTGGCCGCCTGCGACTGGTTCACCGTGGGGGTGATGGCCCCGTGGGCCGCTGCTGCGACAGCCACCCTGCGCCACTGCGAAGCCGCCCTGGACTGGAGCCCCCTCGCCCCCCTGAATGGCCATGACCCGCAGGGCGGCACCGGCGCAGCGGCGGCCGAGGCTGGGCCGGTCTTTCTCAAGGGCAACCAGAACACCGGCACCTTCAGCCTGCGTCAGGAGAACGGCCTGGGCGAAGGACTGCTGATCAGCGGCCACAGCCCCGCCGATCCGGAGGCAGAGGACACCTGGGGACCACTACCCCTTGATTTCTTCGGCTGA
- the hemC gene encoding hydroxymethylbilane synthase yields MAGSTLRIASRRSQLAMVQTHWVRDELAKAHGGLEISIEAMATQGDKILDVALAKIGDKGLFTKELEAQMLVDQADIAVHSLKDLPTNLPEGLMLGCITEREDPADALVVHETHRDKTLATLPEGAVVGTSSLRRLAQLRHHYPHLVFKDVRGNVITRLEKLDSGEFDCLILAAAGLGRLGLGDRIHELIDPSISLHAVGQGALGIECREGDEAVLQQIKVLEHTPTARRCLAERAFLRELEGGCQVPIGVNTRFEGPDGSGDLVLTGMVASLDGLRLIRDEARGPQEDPEAIGIALAHTLKQQGAGEILQEIFASVRPEA; encoded by the coding sequence ATGGCCGGCTCCACCCTGCGCATTGCCTCCCGCCGCAGCCAGCTCGCCATGGTGCAGACCCACTGGGTGCGCGATGAGCTGGCCAAGGCCCATGGCGGCCTGGAGATCTCGATCGAAGCGATGGCCACCCAGGGAGACAAGATCCTGGATGTGGCCCTGGCCAAGATCGGCGACAAGGGGCTGTTCACCAAGGAACTGGAAGCCCAGATGCTGGTGGACCAGGCCGACATCGCCGTTCACAGCCTCAAGGATCTGCCCACCAACCTGCCCGAGGGGCTGATGCTGGGCTGCATCACCGAACGGGAGGATCCGGCCGATGCCCTGGTGGTGCACGAGACGCACAGGGACAAGACCCTGGCCACCCTGCCGGAGGGAGCTGTGGTGGGCACCAGCTCGCTGCGCCGTCTGGCCCAGTTGCGGCACCACTATCCGCACCTCGTCTTCAAGGATGTGCGCGGCAATGTGATCACCCGCCTCGAGAAACTCGACTCCGGCGAGTTCGACTGCCTGATTCTGGCGGCAGCCGGCCTGGGTCGCCTCGGCCTTGGCGACCGCATCCACGAACTGATCGACCCGTCGATCTCTCTGCATGCCGTGGGCCAGGGCGCCCTGGGCATCGAGTGCCGCGAGGGTGACGAGGCCGTGCTGCAGCAGATCAAGGTGCTGGAGCACACCCCCACTGCCCGCCGCTGCCTGGCGGAGAGGGCCTTCCTGCGGGAACTGGAGGGCGGCTGCCAGGTGCCGATCGGAGTCAACACCCGCTTCGAGGGGCCGGACGGCAGCGGCGACCTGGTGCTCACCGGCATGGTGGCCAGCCTGGATGGCCTACGCCTGATCCGCGACGAGGCCCGTGGCCCCCAGGAGGATCCGGAAGCGATCGGCATCGCCCTGGCCCACACGCTCAAGCAGCAGGGCGCCGGCGAGATCCTGCAGGAGATCTTCGCCAGCGTTCGGCCCGAGGCCTGA
- a CDS encoding chloride channel protein, which translates to MQQSSAEATALPFQWNLLAWAALVGTATGLAVVGFHELLGFINNFLFGPFVEGLLSLGTSTAPPAPELPSLSPEGSTPLKALLEIGLGGLGFLPPPPAPPLPAPPPLPTAPGWLDLWPVVVVPTVGGLAVGVLRRIGGDLGPGLPSLQAMAEGSQPATPKLPLLRLVAASLSLGSGASLGPEGPSVEGGGNIGLWVGERGRLTPQSQKTLVAAGVAAGLAAGFKAPIAGVFFALEGSFSAIPGRPSVRAVLVAAVASCLVTQLCLGDTPILRLPAYEVRSPLELPLYLGLGVASSLMSWLLISLLAAGRSQRLQQWLGRLPIGLPTALGGAAVGGMALLFPQVLGVGYDTIEALLGRDGGIPLLTLAVLLVVKVLATAVSSATGFVGGGFAPSLFLGAVLGNCYGQILGDSGLHLPVAEPPAYAMVGMAAVLAGSARAPLTALLLLFELTRDIRIVLPLMAAAGLSAALVERWQGLHDPGLLGPDPMEEERRGRLTALSVAEAFEPEAPLVLEADTPVLQALNQLVACHGHALIVSEGEWAMGLVTLPDLQRVLSAKQHWTTQQIAQEGPSHRLDKQTNRPADDCAMDSEPRLLDCRRGELVWLPLCASLAQLEEQLLSQGLRQLPVFDLPQSREGALPHGLPARGLPLSRLRGLASRDGMALALARQISWPDRRPGDPTDPPPDPPGTDG; encoded by the coding sequence ATGCAGCAGTCGTCCGCCGAGGCCACGGCCCTGCCCTTCCAGTGGAATCTGCTGGCCTGGGCCGCCTTGGTGGGCACCGCCACCGGCCTGGCGGTGGTGGGGTTCCATGAATTGCTGGGCTTCATCAACAATTTCCTGTTCGGCCCCTTCGTGGAAGGTCTGCTGAGCCTGGGAACCTCCACCGCGCCACCGGCCCCGGAATTGCCTTCCCTGTCGCCGGAAGGGAGCACGCCGCTGAAGGCCCTGCTGGAGATCGGCCTGGGGGGCCTGGGATTCCTGCCGCCACCACCGGCTCCACCGCTGCCGGCGCCGCCACCCCTGCCAACGGCGCCGGGCTGGCTGGATCTCTGGCCGGTGGTGGTGGTCCCGACAGTGGGGGGCCTGGCCGTGGGGGTGCTGCGCCGGATCGGCGGGGATCTCGGCCCTGGCCTGCCCAGCCTGCAGGCGATGGCGGAAGGCAGCCAGCCGGCCACCCCGAAACTGCCGCTGCTGCGGCTGGTGGCAGCCTCGCTCAGCCTCGGCAGCGGCGCCTCCCTCGGCCCCGAAGGGCCCAGCGTTGAGGGCGGTGGCAACATCGGCCTCTGGGTGGGCGAACGCGGCAGGCTGACACCCCAGAGTCAGAAGACACTGGTGGCGGCCGGGGTGGCCGCCGGACTGGCCGCCGGCTTCAAGGCACCGATCGCCGGCGTGTTTTTCGCGCTGGAGGGCAGTTTCAGTGCGATTCCCGGTCGTCCCAGCGTGCGGGCCGTGCTGGTGGCAGCAGTGGCCTCCTGCCTGGTCACCCAGCTCTGCCTCGGCGATACCCCGATCCTGAGGCTGCCGGCCTACGAGGTGCGCTCACCCCTGGAATTGCCGCTGTATCTCGGCCTGGGAGTGGCCTCCAGCCTGATGTCCTGGCTGCTGATCAGCCTGCTGGCCGCAGGGCGCAGCCAGAGGCTGCAGCAGTGGCTGGGGCGCCTGCCGATTGGACTGCCCACCGCCCTCGGCGGTGCTGCCGTCGGTGGCATGGCCCTGCTGTTTCCCCAGGTGCTGGGGGTGGGCTACGACACGATTGAAGCCTTGCTGGGCCGCGATGGCGGCATCCCCCTGCTCACCCTGGCGGTGCTGCTCGTGGTCAAGGTGCTCGCCACGGCCGTGAGCAGTGCCACCGGATTCGTGGGCGGCGGCTTCGCACCATCACTGTTTCTCGGGGCGGTGCTGGGCAATTGCTACGGCCAGATTCTTGGAGACAGCGGTCTGCATCTGCCGGTGGCCGAACCGCCGGCCTACGCCATGGTGGGCATGGCGGCGGTGCTGGCCGGCAGCGCCCGGGCTCCCCTCACGGCCCTGCTGCTGCTGTTCGAGCTCACCCGCGACATCCGCATCGTGCTGCCGCTGATGGCAGCCGCCGGTCTGAGTGCGGCCCTGGTGGAACGCTGGCAGGGGCTGCACGATCCCGGCCTGCTGGGACCGGATCCGATGGAGGAGGAGCGGCGTGGCCGACTCACGGCTTTATCGGTGGCGGAGGCGTTTGAACCGGAAGCTCCTCTGGTGCTGGAGGCAGATACACCGGTTCTTCAGGCCCTGAATCAACTGGTGGCCTGCCATGGCCACGCCTTGATCGTCAGCGAGGGAGAGTGGGCCATGGGGCTGGTCACCCTGCCGGACCTGCAACGGGTCCTCAGCGCCAAACAGCATTGGACGACCCAGCAGATCGCCCAAGAGGGCCCATCGCACCGCCTGGATAAGCAAACGAACCGTCCCGCCGACGATTGCGCCATGGACAGTGAGCCGCGGCTGCTGGATTGCCGCCGCGGCGAACTGGTCTGGTTACCACTTTGCGCCAGCCTGGCTCAACTGGAGGAACAGTTGCTCTCCCAAGGACTGCGCCAGCTGCCGGTCTTCGACCTGCCGCAATCCCGGGAGGGGGCTTTGCCCCATGGGCTACCGGCCCGAGGTCTGCCGCTGAGCCGACTGCGGGGACTGGCCAGCCGGGATGGCATGGCCCTGGCCCTGGCCCGTCAGATCAGCTGGCCAGATCGCAGGCCTGGGGATCCAACGGACCCGCCACCGGATCCACCTGGGACAGACGGCTGA
- a CDS encoding L,D-transpeptidase, producing MVSPDTPPPGAAPAGPGAADAATAPITREILLELGRRTISLRENGKVISSWPVAIGDPRTPTPTGRFKVENKVVNPQYQSTKSGKINPVVGANGPLGDRWLGFKSSGVNQYGIHGTPSAWSWTVSSRSAVTNGCVRMLSDHVRKLFDLVEVGTPVVVTR from the coding sequence GTGGTTTCCCCTGACACGCCGCCTCCAGGGGCCGCTCCGGCTGGACCTGGGGCTGCTGACGCTGCCACAGCGCCGATCACCCGTGAGATCCTCCTGGAGCTTGGGCGGCGCACCATCAGCCTGCGGGAGAACGGCAAGGTGATCAGCAGCTGGCCAGTCGCCATTGGTGATCCCAGGACCCCCACCCCCACGGGCCGCTTCAAGGTTGAGAACAAGGTGGTCAATCCTCAGTACCAGAGCACGAAGAGCGGCAAGATCAACCCTGTCGTGGGTGCCAATGGTCCGCTGGGTGATCGCTGGCTCGGCTTCAAGAGCAGTGGCGTAAACCAGTACGGCATCCATGGCACTCCCAGCGCCTGGTCCTGGACCGTGAGTTCCCGCTCGGCGGTCACCAATGGCTGCGTGCGCATGTTGTCCGACCATGTCCGCAAGCTGTTTGACCTGGTCGAGGTGGGGACGCCTGTGGTGGTGACCCGCTGA
- a CDS encoding inorganic diphosphatase yields the protein MANIDQAPSRTMMNLLHVLPAFADEAELRLNTIVELNSNTINKYELITETGQLKLDRVGYSSLAYPFAYGCIPRTWDEDGDPLDIEIVSVTEPLVPGSLVEARIIGIMKFDDGGEVDDKVIAVLADDKRMDHITCYTQLGDHWLKETQYYWEHYKDLKKPGTCRVNGFFDSAEAVKIIKECEARYLEVIEPQLVG from the coding sequence ATGGCGAACATTGATCAAGCCCCCAGCCGCACGATGATGAATCTGCTGCATGTGCTGCCGGCCTTCGCCGATGAAGCGGAACTGCGGCTGAACACGATTGTGGAGCTGAACAGCAACACCATTAACAAATACGAGCTGATCACCGAAACCGGGCAACTCAAGCTTGATCGTGTTGGCTATTCCTCCCTTGCCTATCCTTTTGCCTATGGCTGCATCCCCCGCACCTGGGATGAGGATGGCGACCCGCTTGATATCGAAATCGTGAGCGTGACCGAACCTCTGGTGCCCGGCAGCCTGGTGGAAGCCCGCATTATCGGCATCATGAAATTTGATGATGGCGGTGAAGTGGATGACAAGGTGATTGCCGTGTTGGCTGATGACAAGCGCATGGACCACATCACCTGCTACACCCAGCTCGGTGATCACTGGCTCAAGGAAACCCAGTACTACTGGGAGCACTACAAAGATCTCAAGAAGCCTGGCACCTGCCGTGTCAATGGCTTCTTCGACAGTGCTGAAGCCGTGAAGATCATCAAAGAGTGCGAAGCGCGTTATCTCGAGGTCATCGAGCCCCAGCTGGTCGGCTGA
- a CDS encoding carboxypeptidase M32 has protein sequence MAPSGSTLERLRSHLHQTRLLGSISSALYYDQNTVMPTAGAAWRGEQLALLAGQLHERQSSDELADLVAAAEAELDPEAPPQRRRNLQLLRLEQERQRCLDPELVAALAMAQSRGNAVWQDARARNDFGAFAPALTTLIRLRREQASQLADAEPVVRSPWEILAQPFEPDISVARLEALFAPLKAELPALLDQVTSAANTAASTTAAASAAVPTADLPEGLQESLCAALLDDWGYDPSRCQRSGSAHPFSCTVGPQDFRITTRVVPGQPLSAFLATAHEWGHSLYEQGLPQSDDHFFPWPLGEATSMGVHESQSLFWECRVARSRAFANRWHPRFRDGLGADPWGGAAGFWRSLNPLRPGLIRVEADELSYALHIVMRFELELALLEQGMPVEDLPEQWNRRMRDLLGIQPPNDAQGCLQDIHWAEGLFGYFPSYALGHLISAQLAEAMERRTGPIEECVAEGQEERLRGWLAEQVWPLGRSVNGEELVEMVTGQPLRADPFLTYLRQKVLRLLAPD, from the coding sequence ATGGCCCCCTCGGGTTCGACCCTTGAACGCCTGCGCAGCCATCTGCACCAGACCCGGCTGCTGGGCTCGATCAGCAGCGCCCTCTACTACGACCAGAACACGGTGATGCCAACGGCTGGGGCCGCCTGGCGAGGGGAACAGCTGGCCCTGCTGGCCGGCCAGCTGCACGAGCGCCAGAGCAGCGATGAGCTGGCCGATCTGGTGGCGGCGGCAGAGGCCGAGCTCGATCCTGAAGCTCCGCCGCAGCGGCGCCGCAATCTGCAGTTGCTGCGGCTGGAGCAGGAGCGTCAGCGCTGCCTCGACCCAGAACTGGTGGCCGCCCTGGCCATGGCCCAGTCACGCGGCAATGCGGTCTGGCAGGACGCCCGGGCGCGCAACGACTTCGGCGCCTTCGCGCCGGCCCTGACCACGTTGATCCGGCTGCGGCGCGAGCAGGCCAGCCAGCTGGCCGACGCCGAACCGGTGGTCCGCAGCCCTTGGGAGATCCTGGCCCAGCCCTTTGAGCCGGATATCAGCGTGGCGAGGCTGGAGGCGTTGTTTGCCCCCCTGAAGGCCGAGCTTCCGGCTTTGCTGGACCAGGTCACCTCTGCTGCAAACACAGCGGCTTCCACCACAGCAGCTGCCAGTGCAGCAGTGCCCACTGCCGACCTGCCCGAGGGCCTGCAGGAGAGTCTCTGCGCGGCGCTGCTCGACGACTGGGGCTATGACCCCAGCCGCTGCCAGCGCTCCGGTTCCGCCCACCCTTTTTCCTGCACGGTTGGCCCCCAGGACTTCCGCATCACCACCCGGGTGGTGCCTGGCCAGCCGCTTTCAGCCTTTCTGGCCACTGCCCACGAGTGGGGCCACTCCCTCTATGAGCAGGGCCTGCCTCAGTCCGACGACCATTTCTTTCCCTGGCCCCTGGGAGAAGCCACCTCCATGGGTGTGCATGAATCCCAGTCATTGTTCTGGGAGTGCCGGGTGGCCCGCAGCCGCGCCTTTGCCAACCGCTGGCATCCTCGCTTCCGCGACGGTCTGGGGGCTGATCCCTGGGGAGGCGCCGCCGGCTTCTGGCGCTCCCTCAACCCACTGCGGCCGGGACTGATCCGGGTCGAGGCCGATGAACTCAGCTACGCCCTGCACATCGTGATGCGCTTTGAGCTGGAACTGGCCTTGCTGGAGCAGGGGATGCCGGTCGAGGACCTGCCGGAGCAGTGGAACCGCCGCATGCGCGACCTGCTCGGAATCCAGCCACCCAACGACGCCCAGGGGTGCCTTCAGGACATTCACTGGGCCGAAGGACTCTTCGGGTATTTCCCCTCCTACGCCCTGGGCCATCTGATCAGTGCCCAGCTGGCCGAAGCCATGGAGCGGCGGACTGGTCCGATCGAGGAATGCGTGGCGGAGGGTCAGGAGGAGAGGCTGCGCGGCTGGCTGGCGGAGCAGGTCTGGCCGCTGGGTCGCTCGGTGAACGGCGAGGAGCTGGTGGAGATGGTCACCGGCCAGCCCTTGCGTGCGGATCCGTTCCTGACCTATCTCAGGCAGAAGGTGCTCCGTCTGCTGGCTCCGGACTGA
- a CDS encoding high light inducible protein translates to MWDSQEPQLLDPRVIEPRMYLASAASHSGWGFHSRAELLNGRLAMLGFVIGLAIEALSGQGILQQLGLGALLQHG, encoded by the coding sequence ATGTGGGATTCTCAGGAGCCCCAGCTCCTCGATCCGCGGGTCATTGAACCACGCATGTATCTCGCCAGCGCAGCCAGTCACAGTGGCTGGGGTTTCCACAGCCGTGCCGAACTCCTGAATGGTCGCCTGGCCATGCTTGGTTTCGTGATCGGCCTGGCCATTGAGGCCCTCTCCGGCCAGGGAATCCTGCAGCAGCTTGGCTTGGGTGCCTTGCTGCAGCACGGATGA
- a CDS encoding carbohydrate porin: MVSATAPLLAQDIPIEAPQPATEDIETMKEVAKLEALHFAPTTTVQLQINGALGALHYTGSAIETSSNTAAGAPLLNGLSFNHETRLTIDTSVTGQDLLRIRFRAGNFARSGFVSNAPTPLSRLDFAFQEPGCTAEEGNCAVQQISINRAYLQIPLTPEIRFSFGARIMQLDMLPVWPSVYNQSPILDLFQYAGAPGAYSKRLGGGFGAWWQPKGSLQGLSLGFAYVAGRAGSSAQGGGLFSANSGQTSTIQLALTRPQWNITGAYTLSGAQVRLRGTPLASQLAEESSQGSLGSWSVAGYWQPRSSGWLPSISVGWGHDSFRFGRTPVADGSSIRTRSWYAGLVWSDVLGQGNSLGFAVGSPAHVTAIQAPGLSSINDGGLAYELSYRIEVSDRLTLTPAVFWLSRPRGAMTTTSDLSEALLSPAPSGNASLGVWAGVIRTTLRF; this comes from the coding sequence ATGGTGAGTGCAACAGCCCCCTTGCTCGCCCAGGACATCCCGATTGAGGCGCCCCAGCCAGCCACCGAAGACATCGAGACGATGAAGGAGGTCGCGAAACTGGAAGCCCTCCATTTCGCGCCCACCACAACGGTGCAACTGCAGATCAATGGCGCCCTGGGGGCACTGCACTACACCGGCAGCGCAATCGAGACCTCCAGCAACACGGCAGCGGGAGCTCCCCTGCTCAATGGTCTCAGCTTCAACCACGAGACGAGGCTGACGATCGACACCAGCGTCACCGGCCAGGATCTGCTGCGGATCCGCTTCCGCGCTGGCAACTTCGCCCGATCCGGCTTTGTCTCCAACGCTCCCACACCACTGTCGCGGCTGGATTTCGCCTTCCAGGAGCCTGGCTGCACCGCGGAAGAAGGAAACTGCGCGGTGCAACAGATCAGCATCAACAGGGCCTACCTGCAGATCCCCCTCACTCCCGAGATCCGCTTCAGCTTCGGTGCGCGGATCATGCAACTCGACATGCTGCCCGTGTGGCCGAGCGTTTACAACCAGTCCCCCATTCTCGACCTGTTCCAGTACGCCGGAGCACCGGGTGCCTACAGCAAGCGGCTCGGCGGAGGCTTCGGTGCCTGGTGGCAGCCCAAGGGCTCACTGCAGGGTCTCAGCCTCGGCTTTGCGTACGTCGCCGGCCGAGCCGGCAGCTCTGCCCAGGGCGGCGGCCTGTTCTCGGCGAACTCCGGCCAGACCAGCACCATCCAACTGGCCCTGACCCGACCCCAATGGAACATCACCGGGGCCTACACCCTCAGCGGCGCCCAGGTGAGGCTGAGGGGGACACCTCTGGCCAGCCAGCTGGCCGAAGAGTCCAGCCAGGGAAGCCTCGGCTCCTGGTCCGTGGCGGGCTACTGGCAACCCCGCTCCTCCGGCTGGCTGCCTTCGATCAGTGTGGGCTGGGGCCACGACAGCTTCCGTTTCGGTCGCACTCCCGTAGCCGATGGATCCAGCATCCGTACAAGGTCCTGGTATGCCGGTCTGGTCTGGAGCGATGTGCTGGGCCAGGGCAACAGCCTGGGATTCGCCGTGGGGTCCCCAGCCCATGTGACGGCCATCCAGGCCCCCGGGCTGAGCTCCATCAACGACGGCGGCCTCGCCTACGAGCTCTCCTACAGGATCGAGGTCAGTGACCGTCTCACCCTGACGCCAGCGGTCTTCTGGCTGAGCCGCCCTCGCGGCGCCATGACCACGACGTCGGATCTCTCCGAGGCCCTTCTGTCGCCAGCGCCATCGGGCAACGCCAGCCTTGGCGTCTGGGCCGGAGTGATCCGAACGACGCTGCGCTTCTGA
- a CDS encoding IS5 family transposase, whose protein sequence is MPAVGQRGFWDEQQRVAKLQEKKPVLKRLSDSIPWDKFQPILDQGYAQDRKSNAGRKRIDPLILFKMLVLQQLFNLSDDELEFQVNDRRSFEEFVGLGVMNNIPDATTVALFRERLRKAGVIGELFEMFEAYLRSQGLQARGGQIIDATLVPVPKQRNTRDENKEIKAGRLPEGWEENPDRLRQKDLDARWVKKNGINYFGYKNSICIDVDHGFIRRYAITPANIHDSQMLPRLLDPENEHDYVWADSAYSGECFEDLLSLGRFESLIHDKGARNHPLSAAAKDLNRVKSAIRACVEHVFGCMTMSMGGKLTRKIGLARNEAWWGLKNLAFNFLRYLQRISHAPVVA, encoded by the coding sequence ATGCCAGCGGTGGGCCAAAGAGGTTTTTGGGACGAACAGCAAAGGGTCGCAAAGCTCCAGGAGAAGAAGCCGGTTCTCAAGCGGCTGTCTGATTCGATCCCATGGGATAAATTCCAGCCGATACTTGACCAAGGATACGCGCAGGATCGCAAGAGCAATGCAGGGCGTAAGCGGATTGATCCGCTGATCCTTTTCAAGATGCTTGTTCTCCAGCAGCTATTTAACCTCAGCGATGACGAGCTTGAGTTCCAGGTGAATGACAGGCGTTCCTTTGAGGAGTTTGTGGGACTGGGTGTGATGAACAACATTCCTGACGCAACCACAGTCGCCTTGTTCAGGGAGAGGCTGCGCAAAGCAGGAGTGATTGGGGAGCTCTTCGAGATGTTCGAGGCATACCTCCGCTCACAGGGACTCCAAGCCCGTGGTGGTCAGATTATTGATGCGACTCTCGTACCTGTTCCCAAACAGCGCAACACCCGTGACGAGAACAAGGAAATCAAAGCTGGTAGGCTGCCGGAAGGCTGGGAAGAAAACCCAGATCGCCTGCGGCAGAAGGATCTAGACGCTCGCTGGGTTAAAAAGAACGGCATCAACTACTTCGGTTACAAGAACAGCATCTGCATTGACGTCGACCATGGCTTTATCCGCCGATATGCTATTACACCTGCCAATATTCATGACAGTCAGATGCTTCCACGGCTGCTGGATCCGGAGAATGAACATGATTATGTCTGGGCAGACTCAGCTTATTCAGGTGAGTGCTTTGAAGATCTGCTGAGCTTGGGGCGCTTCGAAAGCTTGATCCACGATAAGGGCGCTCGCAATCACCCGCTCAGCGCCGCCGCCAAGGACCTTAATCGCGTCAAGTCAGCCATTAGAGCTTGTGTGGAGCATGTCTTCGGCTGCATGACAATGTCAATGGGTGGGAAGCTGACGCGAAAGATTGGGCTGGCAAGGAACGAGGCATGGTGGGGGCTCAAGAATCTGGCCTTCAACTTCCTTCGCTATCTTCAGCGCATCAGCCATGCACCAGTGGTGGCATGA
- the gltS gene encoding sodium/glutamate symporter, which produces MQFESFATFNIAIVVLALGRWLNRKISFLREFNIPEPVTSGLLVCILLALIHSINGMEISFNLMTRDFLLLYFFAAIGLNADIKTLLAGGWPLLILIASTVVFMVLQNLTGVGMAVLLGLDPLVGLLGGSVSLLGGHGTAIAWAPRFAEAHGISNALEIAIACATFGLVLASLMGGPIARILILGQQLMPAQAMDPETSRRSGSEQEEVTYFTLLRTLFWLNVSLGLGELLHEALKAAGSNLPLFVCTLFAAIFLTNTVPRLLPIRCLAPPRSLAIVSDISLGIFLTMSLMSLQLWTIASLAGPILAILAAQFVLTFLFALFVVFKVMGGDYEAAVICAGFGGSSLGATPTAMANMSAVAQRYGPAHRAFIVVPLVSGFFVDISNAVVIQRFLKGTSKNQQAG; this is translated from the coding sequence ATGCAGTTTGAGAGCTTCGCCACGTTCAATATCGCCATCGTGGTGTTGGCGCTTGGTCGATGGCTGAATCGAAAGATTTCCTTTCTTCGTGAGTTCAATATTCCCGAGCCGGTCACCAGTGGTTTGCTGGTCTGCATCTTGCTGGCGCTGATCCATTCCATTAACGGGATGGAGATCAGCTTCAATCTGATGACACGTGATTTTCTGCTGCTCTACTTCTTTGCGGCGATTGGCCTCAATGCCGATATCAAGACCCTGCTTGCCGGTGGTTGGCCTCTGTTGATCCTGATCGCCTCCACGGTGGTTTTCATGGTTCTTCAGAATCTCACCGGGGTCGGCATGGCAGTGCTGCTGGGATTGGATCCACTCGTGGGGTTGCTGGGCGGGTCCGTGTCCCTGCTCGGTGGCCATGGCACGGCCATCGCCTGGGCGCCGCGCTTCGCCGAAGCCCATGGCATCAGCAATGCCCTGGAAATCGCCATTGCCTGCGCCACCTTCGGCTTGGTGCTGGCCTCCCTGATGGGAGGACCGATCGCCCGCATTCTGATTCTGGGTCAACAGCTGATGCCTGCTCAGGCCATGGATCCAGAGACCAGTCGCAGATCCGGGAGTGAGCAGGAGGAGGTGACCTATTTCACGCTGCTGCGAACCCTCTTCTGGCTCAATGTCAGCCTGGGTCTTGGTGAACTGCTGCACGAAGCCCTCAAGGCCGCCGGCAGCAACCTGCCCCTGTTCGTCTGCACCCTGTTCGCGGCGATCTTCCTCACCAACACCGTGCCGCGGCTGCTGCCGATCCGTTGTCTGGCGCCGCCCCGTTCCCTGGCCATTGTCTCGGATATTTCCCTGGGCATCTTTCTGACGATGTCGCTGATGAGCCTGCAGCTCTGGACGATCGCCTCCCTGGCTGGCCCGATCCTGGCCATTCTGGCCGCGCAGTTTGTGCTCACCTTCCTGTTCGCCTTGTTCGTGGTGTTCAAGGTGATGGGGGGTGACTACGAAGCCGCTGTGATCTGCGCCGGCTTCGGCGGGAGCTCCCTGGGTGCGACCCCCACAGCAATGGCCAACATGTCGGCGGTGGCTCAGCGGTACGGACCGGCCCACAGGGCCTTCATTGTGGTGCCGCTGGTGTCTGGCTTCTTCGTGGACATCAGCAACGCCGTGGTGATTCAGCGCTTTCTGAAGGGCACCTCGAAAAATCAGCAAGCTGGTTGA